The following coding sequences are from one Odontesthes bonariensis isolate fOdoBon6 chromosome 10, fOdoBon6.hap1, whole genome shotgun sequence window:
- the ogfr gene encoding opioid growth factor receptor — protein MEDDCVCEYDSTWDTESDGDDPAGETQTRRSSQDKNKSSWAIWHHTPRNLRAAKDMQSYRRGYPNLTDDECSEDKMNNLQFYLNKFPSAPDDIYIESFLKEWKNDYKRLERVHSYIQWLFPLREPGVNYMASELTKKEIEAFKKNEDAKKRLVESYELMLGFYGIRLVNKETGEVKRAENWKERFGNLERNMHNNLRITRILKSLGELGFEHYQAPLVRFFLEETLVKKTLSSVKRSVLDYFLFAVLDKQKRQELVRFAYLHFEPKDKFVWCPRKIQKQLRKAEKRSEAVGNGDGKDEAYSRGKSKDGEAAAQQKGEGPDNVAKAQKGTDKSKDKSKQPEMSPEPKAETEAVGNGNVATECIDEIVRNGNGSPDDVHEMQQSPSPDSLMTKMETCVDGEPKCTNSTKDATQEADIMQTDGDAETEKPPKKKREDDEVLPDNAEGSTSGQAEEKAAADKAPGQKSPTVQTPHKTSKHSPSPVSEREGKIPRTDFSQTANRKEEEETPQEDVSSTNGVKANKGADEQSNGKLSKDVDMELTPSSSDQNKADS, from the exons atggaGGACGACTGCGTTTGTGAGTACGACTCGACCTGGGACACAGAGAGTGATGGAGACGACCCGGCCGGAGAGACCCAGACCCGTCGGTCAAGCCAAGATAAAAACAAATCTTCTTGGGCTATA TGGCATCACACCCCCAGAAACTTGAGGGCAGCAAAGGACATGCAGAGCTACAGGAGAGGATACCCT aatctAACAGACGACGAGTGCTCAGAGGATAAAATGAATAATTTGCAGTTTTATCTCAATAAGTTTCCCTCCGCTCCTGATG ATATCTACATTGAATCGTTTCTTAAAGAATGGAAAAATGACTACAAAAGACTGGAGAGGGTTCACTCTTACATTCAGTG GTTGTTTCCACTGAGAGAGCCGGGGGTTAATTATATGGCCTCGGAGCTCACCAAGAAGGAAATTGAG GCCTTCAAGAAGAATGAGGATGCCAAAAAGAGACTAGTGGAGTCCTATGAACTCATGTTGGGCTTCTATGGCATCCGTTTGGTCAACAAAGAGACGGGCGAAGTGAAGCGTGCAGAAAACTGGAAGGAGCGCTTTGGAAACCTGGAGCG GAATATGCACAACAACTTGCGGATTACTCGCATCCTGAAAAGCCTCGGCGAGCTGGGCTTTGAGCACTATCAGGCCCCGCTCGTGCGCTTCTTTCTGGAGGAGACTCTGGTCAAGAAGACCCTCAGCAGCGTCAAACGCAGCGTCCTCGACTACTTTCTGTTTGCCGTGTTGGACAAGCAGAAGCGTCAGGAGCTTGTGCGTTTTGCTTACCTTCACTTTGAGCCAAAGGACAAGTTTGTGTGGTGCCCCCGAAAGATTCAGAAACAGTTGAGGAAGGCGGAGAAGAGATCTGAAGCTGTCGGCAATGGAGACGGAAAGGATGAAGCCTACTCGCGGGGTAAAAGCAAAGATGGAGAAGCGGCAGCGCAGCAGAAAGGAGAAGGACCGGATAATGTTGCTAAGGCTCAGAAAGGAACTGATAAAAGTaaggacaaaagcaaacagCCTGAGATGTCCCCTGAGCCAAAAGCAGAAACTGAGGCAGTCGGAAATGGAAACGTGGCGACCGAGTGTATTGATGAAATTGTGAGGAATGGAAATGGCTCTCCAGATGACGTCCATGAAATGCAGCAGTCGCCCAGTCCCGACAGTCTGATGACAAAGATGGAGACCTGTGTGGACGGTGAGCCCAAATGTACCAACAGCACGAAAGACGCCACCCAGGAAGCTGACATTATGCAAACAGACGGAGACGCGGAAACTGAAAAACCTCCGAAGAAGAAGAGGGAAGATGATGAGGTGCTGCCAGACAACGCTGAGGGCTCCACCAGCGGGCAGGCGGAGGAAAAGGCTGCTGCTGATAAGGCCCCGGGTCAAAAGAGCCCAACTGTGCAGACTCCTCATAAGACTTCAAAACACTCACCTTCTCCGGTTTCTGAGAGGGAGGGGAAAATCCCAAGGACTGACTTTAGTCAAACGGCAAAcagaaaggaagaggaggaaacgCCACAGGAGGACGTTTCCTCAACAAACGGGGTGAAAGCCAACAAAGGTGCTGATGAACAGAGCAATGGGAAGCTGTCAAAGGACGTTGATATGGAATTAACCCCCTCCAGCTCAGACCAAAATAAGGCAGATTCATGA
- the kcnk15 gene encoding potassium channel subfamily K member 15 produces the protein MPTPRMKKQNVRTLSLILCMFSYLLVGAAVFDALESETESSRRRILEQKRNEMKKKYRFSEDDYREIERVVLQAEPHRAGRQWKFAGSFYFAITVITTIGYGHAAPGTDAGKVFCMFYAVLGIPLTLVMFQSLGERMNTFVRYLLHKMKQCLGFRRTEVSMENMVLVGFLSCIGTLCVGASAFSHFEGWSFFHAYYYCFITLTTIGFGDFVALQKQEDLQEKTPYVAFSFMYILVGLTVIGAFLNLVVLRFLTMNTEDERRDAQERASLKRDRGRLEGALGLRAVGEQTRDSHRERNRGTTVHSHRRSTLFLPMEEGTSRTNLISSPVEDQERRGSPCRHRLHFQIKAGRQKQESSLSSLCSSCVCYRIGVCESPLMTRSEHHGCHVNSVYFNSVSHRIQGCSPRSQDNTGLSSPGSTLSPGHSFQEFPRLRRKSV, from the exons ATGCCGACGCCGAGGATGAAGAAGCAAAACGTCCGGACACTGTCGCTCATCCTCTGCATGTTCTCCTACTTGCTGGTCGGCGCCGCGGTGTTTGACGCGCTGGAGTCCGAGACGGAGAGCTCCCGCAGACGCATCTTGGAGCAGAAGCGCAacgagatgaagaagaagtacCGCTTCTCCGAGGACGACTACCGCGAAATCGAACGAGTGGTGCTGCAAGCTGAGCCTCATCGCGCCGGGAGACAATGGAAATTTGCCGGCTCTTTTTACTTTGCCATAACAGTCATCACCACCATTG GTTACGGACATGCAGCACCGGGCACAGATGCAGGAAAAGTATTCTGCATGTTCTACGCTGTGCTCGGCATCCCTCTCACTTTGGTCATGTTCCAGAGCCTCGGAGAAAGAATGAACACATTTGTCCGCTATCTCCTACACAAGATGAAGCAGTGCCTGGGCTTTCGACGCACTGAGGTGTCCATGGAGAACATGGTCCTGGTGGGCTTCCTGTCCTGCATTGGAACTCTGTGTGTGGGAGCATCAGCCTTTTCCCACTTTGAGGGATGGAGTTTCTTCCATGCTTACTACTACTGCTTCATTACTCTCACCACCATTGGCTTTGGGGACTTTGTTGCCCTGCAGAAACAAGAGGACCTTCAGGAGAAGACGCCCTATGTTGCTTTCAGCTTCATGTACATCCTGGTGGGGCTAACTGTCATTGGAGCTTTTCTTAATTTGGTGGTGCTGCGTTTCCTCACCATGAACACTGAGGATGAGAGGCGAGACGCCCAAGAGAGGGCTTCGCTGAAAAGAGACCGAGGCCGTTTGGAAGGGGCCCTGGGCCTACGGGCTGTAGGGGAACAGACCAGAGACAGCCACAGGGAGAGGAACAGGGGCACCACGGTACACAGTCATAGACGCAGTACACTCTTTCTCCCAATGGAGGAAGGAACCAGTCGCACCAACCTCATCTCTTCTCCAGTGGAGGATCAGGAGAGACGAGGAAGTCCATGCAGACACAGGCTACATTTTCAGATCAAGGCAGGCAGACAGAAGCAGGAGTCGAGCCTCAGTTCCCTCTGCTCCTCCTGCGTGTGCTACCGCATTGGGGTTTGTGAAAGCCCTCTTATGACACGCAGTGAGCACCATGGCTGCCATGTCAATTCTGTTTACTTCAACTCAGTCTCTCATCGGATTCAGGGCTGCTCTCCGAGGTCCCAGGACAACACTGGACTCTCTTCTCCTGGAAGCACGCTGTCACCTGGGCACAGCTTCCAGGAGTTCCCCCGTTTAAGGAGGAAGTCAGTGTAA